In a genomic window of Dyadobacter fermentans DSM 18053:
- a CDS encoding sensor histidine kinase — protein MCLISIFALTYNVPFNYAIGLPKIALASLIVLVITGVLYYASRFKNLVSISTLLANIVGLSLFIVNYFLNSGLRGPTDLFLLLILLLSIAMSPAEQYKVWIPVNVTILIILCLIEFYYPYLIPDTYTTRSNRFVDHMSAYAVVAAITYFSVHYIRGSYEREKASALEKSKAIELQNFQIVKQNEELEKLNAEKNKLMSIVAHDLRSPLASIQNFLELLTQHDLEEEQKIDIENDLLNSTKNTMAMLSKLLDWSKSQLHGVSVNMEQLNIRTLFEQTLNLERNIAARKNITLDYYFDPSASIYADSDMMQLILRNIIGNAIKFTRTGGHIYVKAEAAGTHCLISVRDNGIGMSPEKQQSIFSLNVESTFGTDNEKGVGLGLMLCMEFIRAQNGKIWLESTPGEGTCFYISVPMFDKTKVQQPNLL, from the coding sequence GTGTGCCTGATATCGATCTTTGCGCTCACTTATAATGTCCCGTTCAATTATGCGATAGGACTGCCGAAAATCGCGCTGGCCAGCCTTATCGTGCTGGTCATCACGGGGGTGCTTTACTATGCATCGCGATTTAAAAACCTGGTCAGTATCAGCACATTGCTCGCCAATATCGTCGGGCTTTCGCTGTTTATCGTCAATTATTTCCTCAATTCCGGCCTGCGCGGACCCACGGACCTGTTTTTGCTGCTGATCCTGCTGCTCAGCATTGCCATGAGCCCGGCCGAGCAATACAAGGTCTGGATTCCGGTGAATGTCACCATCCTCATCATCCTTTGCCTGATCGAATTTTACTATCCTTACCTCATTCCCGACACTTACACTACGCGCTCTAACCGCTTTGTGGACCATATGTCGGCCTATGCGGTGGTGGCGGCGATTACGTATTTCAGTGTGCACTACATCCGCGGCAGTTACGAGCGCGAGAAAGCCTCGGCATTGGAAAAGTCGAAGGCGATCGAACTTCAGAACTTCCAGATCGTGAAGCAGAATGAAGAGCTTGAAAAACTGAATGCGGAGAAAAACAAGCTGATGTCCATTGTAGCACACGACCTCCGTTCGCCGCTTGCGAGCATCCAGAACTTCCTCGAACTGCTTACCCAGCACGACCTCGAAGAAGAGCAGAAGATAGACATTGAAAACGACCTCCTCAATTCGACCAAGAACACGATGGCCATGCTCTCGAAGCTGCTCGACTGGTCCAAATCACAGCTTCACGGGGTGTCGGTAAATATGGAACAGCTGAATATCCGCACGCTTTTCGAACAGACCCTGAACCTCGAACGCAATATTGCAGCCCGTAAAAACATCACCCTGGATTACTATTTCGATCCTTCCGCGAGCATTTATGCGGATAGTGACATGATGCAGCTCATCCTCCGCAACATCATCGGCAATGCAATCAAATTCACCCGCACCGGAGGCCATATCTACGTGAAAGCTGAGGCCGCAGGCACGCATTGCCTCATTTCGGTGCGCGACAATGGCATTGGCATGTCGCCGGAAAAGCAGCAGTCCATCTTTTCGCTCAATGTCGAATCCACATTTGGAACGGATAATGAGAAAGGTGTCGGTCTGGGACTGATGCTCTGTATGGAGTTCATCCGCGCGCAAAACGGCAAGATATGGCTGGAAAGCACGCCTGGCGAAGGCACGTGCTTCTACATTTCAGTCCCGATGTTCGACAAAACGAAAGTACAGCAGCCCAATTTGTTATAG
- a CDS encoding TonB-dependent receptor: MKKTLLCLLLHAISFTSFAQTYSVSGHVGNQQKEPVGFAAVSVNLAKDSTLVKADVADVQGEFRIAGIPDGKYFVRVTAVGQQLYQSPTFEVAGQDVSLAAILMQAEANQLNEVKVTGSKPLIEVKNDRMVFNVEASINATGSNALDLLQRSPGVQVDREENILVRGKTGVRIYIDGRPSPLAGKDLASTLKSMNSADIEAIEIITNPSAKFDAAGDLGIINIRLKKNAKLGTNGNVSLGGMFGITPKYNASLNLNHRDKKLNVFGNYGFNQGAWHNTTYDDQILNNVAYNKIWHGIWRDTTHSAKIGADYFINSKNTLGFSANGRISNHNGGGESETFISKRNNLMADSLLLSSRTSNPEKNKNLNLNVNYRYADTTGHELNIDADYGWFSSRGVSYQPNKYHFRTTSEEPLERNYVTETPVDITIRSFKVDYEQPFKKGKLGYGAKLSDVNSDNTFNFYNVLKNVEVIDTNRSNRFKYLERVYAAYINYNISLGKKWDLQAGIRAERTKSLGDLTSYKHNDLDKVDTTYLNFFPSGAISYRASKNHTWNLNYSRRINRPSYQNLNPFEYRVDELVYSKGNPFLKPEYANSFKLSHVYKGILTTSLGYRRTKFPVVGLRIPYDSSRTYFITENLDYSQGYSLDVSLTTPITKWWELNFNISGYHNLWKAALDNGLIVNNRTTAFNLNGQNTFKLKNNWTVELSGWYNSPYRRIDYNWQMGMVDVGVQKKFWKENASVKMTFSDVFHTARGGYTSAYAGIETRLRFRFEGQMLRVNFNYRFGSKEIKAARSRRSGSEDELNRIKG, from the coding sequence ATGAAGAAAACGTTACTCTGCCTGTTACTCCATGCCATTTCATTTACGAGCTTCGCGCAAACATACTCAGTAAGCGGCCACGTCGGCAACCAGCAAAAAGAACCGGTAGGCTTCGCCGCCGTGTCGGTCAACCTGGCCAAAGATTCCACGCTCGTTAAAGCGGATGTAGCTGATGTTCAGGGGGAATTCAGAATTGCCGGCATTCCGGATGGCAAATACTTTGTACGCGTTACGGCCGTGGGACAGCAATTGTACCAGTCGCCCACATTCGAAGTGGCGGGCCAGGATGTGAGCCTTGCGGCGATTTTAATGCAAGCCGAGGCCAATCAGCTCAACGAGGTGAAGGTAACGGGCAGCAAGCCGCTCATTGAAGTGAAAAATGACCGGATGGTTTTCAATGTCGAGGCGAGCATCAATGCCACCGGCTCCAATGCACTCGACCTGTTGCAGCGCTCACCGGGCGTGCAGGTGGACAGGGAAGAAAATATCCTCGTGCGCGGCAAAACCGGGGTTAGGATTTATATTGACGGCCGCCCCTCTCCCCTCGCCGGAAAAGACCTCGCATCGACCTTGAAAAGCATGAACTCGGCCGATATCGAAGCCATCGAGATCATCACAAACCCTTCCGCCAAGTTCGACGCGGCGGGCGACCTGGGCATCATCAACATTCGCCTGAAAAAGAATGCGAAACTCGGCACCAATGGCAACGTCAGCCTGGGAGGCATGTTTGGCATTACCCCAAAATACAATGCGTCTCTGAACCTCAACCACCGGGATAAAAAACTCAACGTTTTCGGCAACTACGGCTTCAACCAGGGCGCGTGGCATAACACGACGTACGACGACCAGATCCTTAACAACGTGGCCTACAACAAAATATGGCACGGCATCTGGCGCGACACCACGCACAGCGCCAAAATCGGGGCCGACTATTTCATCAATTCCAAAAACACCCTCGGTTTCAGCGCCAACGGGCGCATCAGCAACCACAACGGCGGTGGTGAAAGCGAAACGTTCATCAGCAAACGCAACAATCTGATGGCCGATTCGCTGCTGCTATCGTCGCGAACTTCTAACCCCGAAAAGAACAAAAACCTCAACCTGAACGTCAACTACCGTTATGCCGACACCACCGGGCATGAACTGAACATCGACGCCGATTACGGCTGGTTTTCTTCACGCGGGGTAAGCTACCAGCCCAACAAATACCATTTCCGCACAACCAGCGAAGAACCGCTCGAACGCAACTACGTCACCGAAACGCCCGTCGACATTACCATCAGATCCTTCAAGGTCGATTACGAGCAGCCGTTCAAAAAAGGCAAACTGGGCTATGGTGCGAAACTGTCGGATGTGAATTCAGACAATACATTTAACTTCTATAATGTCCTCAAAAATGTGGAAGTGATTGATACCAATCGCAGCAACCGCTTCAAATACCTCGAACGCGTGTATGCGGCCTATATCAATTACAATATTTCACTGGGCAAAAAGTGGGATTTGCAGGCCGGCATACGCGCCGAGCGCACCAAATCTCTCGGCGACCTGACGAGCTACAAGCACAACGACCTCGACAAAGTGGATACGACCTATCTGAACTTCTTTCCGAGCGGGGCCATTTCTTACCGGGCGTCGAAAAACCACACCTGGAACCTCAATTACAGTCGCCGCATCAACCGCCCGAGCTACCAAAACCTGAATCCTTTTGAATATCGTGTAGATGAACTCGTGTATTCCAAAGGCAACCCATTCCTGAAACCCGAATATGCCAACAGTTTCAAACTCTCGCATGTATACAAAGGCATACTCACGACCTCACTCGGGTACAGGCGCACGAAATTTCCCGTGGTGGGTCTGCGCATTCCCTACGACAGCAGTCGTACCTACTTCATCACCGAAAACCTCGATTATTCCCAGGGTTACAGCCTCGACGTGAGCCTCACCACCCCGATCACGAAATGGTGGGAACTGAATTTCAATATCAGCGGCTACCATAATCTCTGGAAAGCGGCACTGGACAATGGCTTGATCGTCAACAACCGCACCACCGCATTCAACCTCAACGGGCAGAACACATTTAAGCTCAAAAACAACTGGACTGTGGAATTGAGCGGCTGGTACAACTCGCCCTACCGCCGGATCGACTATAACTGGCAGATGGGCATGGTGGATGTGGGCGTGCAAAAGAAGTTCTGGAAAGAGAATGCGAGCGTTAAAATGACGTTCAGCGACGTGTTCCATACGGCCCGGGGCGGCTACACTTCGGCTTATGCAGGCATCGAAACGCGACTGCGGTTCCGGTTCGAAGGGCAAATGCTGCGGGTCAATTTCAACTACCGCTTCGGAAGCAAGGAAATCAAAGCGGCGCGGAGCCGGAGATCGGGCTCGGAAGATGAGCTGAACCGCATCAAAGGATAG
- a CDS encoding hybrid sensor histidine kinase/response regulator, with protein MKAQFYGLILLLCALCFQHALAQEFVPRFRRHTTDQGLSQSHVSAILKDRRGFVWFATEDGLNRFDGYKYTHYKHDAAQPASIHDSFVLSLLEDEAGKMWVGTSTGLDRYDRDTDGFVHYPHPRRNLAIHTIFRDSRNRLWLGTDKGLYLFDRARGTYQLFTYAGLDARAGSEFVTTIAEGPGYMLWIGTEHGLFKLDVATGKMTAFQPRKPAGNRLNSEWIKALVHDRNGNLWVGTHGGGVLVIDRNGAILRHFTHNSADQRSLSHNDILSMMKDSLGRMWVGTENGGISIYDPATDRFTSVRYDPEDRHSLSNNSVYSIYGDNAGNVWVGTYAGGVCFLPKFGPKFEAFRQKASSGNSLSNNTVLAICGDSTGNSVWIGTDGGGLNRFDRKTKRFTFYRHRPGDPRSISNDYVISVVWVAKDVLGLGFHNGGFDFFNVRTGEVEGHHVARDGDPNSLSISDINNITRDRDGNLWLGTWKGGLNFYNTKTRSFRQYRHQSKDPSSISADIVTTVYQDRKGNIWVGTFGGLDLLLPDRKGFRHFKTNSKDSLSISHDKVQSILEAENGDLWIGTVGGGLSYFDQKKQVFKSYSEKDGLASNVVFGILRDRQGYLWMSTNRGISRFNPKTKTFRNYGISDGLPGNEFRDNSRFQTADGQMYFGGIDGFVSFYPDSLRYNDFVPPVYITGFQIFNRPVSTASGHQILKQQISEVKAITIRHDQSVITFEFAALGFTVPENNQYAYMLEGFDRHWNYTGNQRTATYTNLDPGTYTFRVKGSNNDGLWNENGVSMQLTITPPFWLTWWFRLLCLLLAIGLVVAIYRIRTYTIRNQKRVLERQIQERTIQLERAISVQQALAEKAELANRAKSAFLATMSHEIRTPMNGVIGLASLLAETEQTEEQRNFTKSIQSSGTDLLNVINDILDISKIESGNMELEEKEFALRTCICEVMDLFRVKTATQPLNLTLKIDDNVPSRIIGDRLRLGQIVTNLVGNAVKFTPGGEVGVHVYVQTQEGEEAVLGFEVTDTGIGIAEDKLDKLFKPFSQVDSSTTRKYGGTGLGLVICEKLTKLMGGQIEVKSPLNQGSTFRFTIRAKVAPESHEPEEPAPGRDDSGKKLHSDFATRFPMSILVAEDNKVNQIVIMNTLGKLGYRADLA; from the coding sequence ATGAAAGCGCAATTCTACGGGTTAATATTGCTATTATGCGCGCTATGCTTTCAGCATGCGCTGGCGCAGGAGTTCGTGCCGCGGTTCAGGCGGCATACCACCGATCAGGGGCTGTCGCAAAGCCATGTGAGTGCGATTTTGAAAGACCGCCGGGGCTTTGTCTGGTTTGCGACGGAAGACGGCCTCAACCGGTTCGACGGCTATAAATACACCCATTACAAACACGACGCTGCGCAGCCGGCGTCCATTCACGACAGCTTCGTATTGTCGCTGCTCGAAGACGAAGCCGGTAAAATGTGGGTAGGGACCTCCACCGGCCTCGACCGCTATGATCGTGACACCGATGGCTTCGTGCATTACCCGCATCCGCGCAGGAACCTCGCGATTCATACCATTTTCAGGGATAGCCGCAACCGCCTCTGGCTGGGTACCGATAAAGGTTTGTACCTGTTCGACCGCGCCCGCGGCACGTACCAGTTATTCACGTATGCGGGCCTGGATGCGCGGGCGGGTAGCGAGTTTGTGACCACCATTGCCGAGGGCCCAGGCTATATGCTCTGGATTGGAACCGAGCACGGGCTGTTCAAGCTGGATGTGGCTACGGGCAAAATGACCGCATTCCAGCCACGGAAACCGGCCGGAAACCGGTTGAATTCCGAGTGGATCAAGGCATTGGTTCATGATAGGAATGGCAATCTGTGGGTGGGCACGCACGGAGGGGGTGTATTGGTTATTGATCGAAATGGCGCCATCCTGCGGCATTTTACGCACAATTCTGCCGACCAGCGTAGCCTTTCTCATAACGACATTCTTTCGATGATGAAAGACAGCCTGGGGAGAATGTGGGTAGGCACGGAGAACGGCGGGATCAGCATTTACGACCCTGCTACCGACCGCTTCACGTCCGTGCGCTATGATCCCGAAGACCGGCATTCGCTTAGCAATAATTCGGTTTACAGCATTTACGGCGACAATGCAGGCAATGTATGGGTGGGCACCTACGCTGGCGGCGTGTGTTTTTTACCCAAATTCGGGCCGAAATTCGAAGCATTCCGCCAAAAGGCAAGTTCGGGGAATAGTTTGAGCAACAACACCGTGCTGGCTATTTGCGGCGACAGTACCGGAAATTCCGTCTGGATCGGGACCGATGGTGGCGGCCTCAACCGTTTCGACCGGAAAACGAAGCGTTTTACCTTTTACAGGCATCGTCCAGGCGATCCGCGCTCGATTTCGAACGACTACGTGATCTCGGTGGTTTGGGTGGCGAAGGATGTGCTGGGACTGGGTTTCCACAATGGCGGTTTTGATTTTTTTAATGTCAGAACCGGCGAAGTAGAGGGGCACCACGTGGCCCGGGATGGCGATCCTAACAGCCTTTCAATCTCGGATATAAACAATATCACACGGGACAGGGACGGCAACCTCTGGCTGGGGACCTGGAAGGGCGGCCTGAATTTTTATAATACCAAAACACGCAGTTTCCGACAGTACCGGCACCAGTCGAAAGACCCATCGAGCATCAGCGCGGATATCGTCACGACCGTTTACCAGGATCGGAAGGGAAATATCTGGGTTGGTACATTCGGCGGCCTAGACCTGCTACTGCCCGATCGGAAGGGTTTCAGGCATTTCAAGACCAATTCAAAAGACTCTCTCAGCATTTCCCACGACAAAGTGCAATCAATACTGGAAGCTGAAAACGGCGACCTGTGGATCGGAACGGTAGGGGGCGGACTTTCCTATTTCGATCAGAAAAAGCAGGTTTTTAAGTCGTACAGCGAGAAAGATGGGCTGGCTAGCAATGTCGTATTCGGTATTCTGCGCGACAGGCAGGGCTATTTATGGATGAGCACAAACAGGGGCATTTCCCGTTTTAATCCGAAAACCAAAACATTCAGGAACTACGGCATTTCCGATGGACTGCCGGGTAACGAATTCCGTGACAATTCGCGGTTCCAAACCGCAGACGGCCAAATGTACTTCGGCGGCATCGACGGGTTTGTCAGTTTTTATCCCGATAGCCTTCGCTACAACGACTTCGTTCCGCCGGTGTACATTACGGGCTTCCAGATTTTCAACCGGCCTGTCAGCACCGCGAGCGGTCACCAGATCCTCAAACAGCAGATCAGCGAGGTCAAAGCCATTACCATCCGGCACGACCAGTCGGTGATCACCTTCGAATTTGCCGCATTAGGCTTCACCGTGCCGGAAAACAACCAGTATGCCTACATGCTCGAAGGGTTCGACAGACATTGGAATTACACCGGCAACCAGCGCACGGCAACTTATACAAACCTTGATCCGGGCACTTACACGTTCAGGGTGAAGGGGTCCAATAATGATGGTTTATGGAATGAAAACGGCGTTTCCATGCAGCTTACCATCACGCCGCCCTTCTGGCTTACCTGGTGGTTCCGGTTGCTTTGCCTGCTCCTGGCGATAGGCCTTGTTGTGGCCATCTACCGTATCCGGACGTACACGATCCGGAACCAGAAGCGCGTGCTCGAACGGCAGATTCAGGAACGGACGATCCAGCTGGAACGCGCGATCAGCGTCCAGCAAGCCCTTGCAGAAAAAGCGGAGCTGGCAAACCGGGCCAAAAGCGCGTTTCTCGCCACGATGAGCCACGAAATCAGGACGCCGATGAACGGCGTGATCGGCCTGGCGTCGTTGCTGGCCGAAACGGAGCAGACGGAGGAGCAGCGCAATTTTACCAAGTCCATTCAGTCATCGGGAACCGACCTGCTGAATGTAATCAACGATATCCTGGATATTTCCAAGATCGAATCCGGTAATATGGAGCTGGAAGAGAAGGAGTTTGCATTGCGGACGTGTATTTGTGAGGTAATGGACCTTTTCCGTGTCAAAACCGCCACGCAGCCGCTGAACCTCACCCTGAAAATTGATGACAATGTACCGTCCCGCATCATTGGCGACCGGCTGCGACTTGGGCAAATTGTGACTAACCTCGTCGGCAATGCCGTGAAATTCACGCCCGGTGGCGAAGTGGGCGTGCATGTGTACGTGCAGACGCAGGAAGGCGAGGAGGCTGTTCTCGGCTTCGAGGTGACCGATACGGGGATCGGCATCGCTGAGGATAAGCTCGATAAGCTGTTCAAGCCTTTTTCCCAGGTCGACTCGTCGACTACGCGGAAATACGGAGGAACCGGTCTGGGATTGGTGATTTGCGAAAAACTCACGAAGTTGATGGGCGGGCAGATTGAAGTGAAGAGCCCGCTCAACCAAGGCAGCACATTCCGCTTCACGATCCGGGCGAAAGTGGCGCCCGAGTCGCACGAACCGGAAGAACCCGCACCGGGGCGCGACGATTCGGGAAAGAAATTGCACTCGGACTTTGCAACCCGGTTCCCGATGTCGATACTCGTAGCGGAAGATAACAAAGTGAACCAGATCGTGATCATGAACACGCTGGGCAAGCTGGGCTACCGCGCCGACCTCGCTTAA
- a CDS encoding response regulator yields MLEKVDKTTYDVILMDMQMPQMDGLEATRQIKARETLHPYIIAMTANALQQDKERCLAAGMDDYLSKPVILDDLVELLEKWALRLGSWMPDAANKKSSF; encoded by the coding sequence GTGCTTGAAAAAGTGGATAAGACCACCTACGACGTGATCCTGATGGACATGCAAATGCCGCAAATGGACGGGCTAGAAGCGACCCGGCAGATCAAAGCCCGCGAAACTTTACATCCGTACATCATCGCCATGACGGCCAATGCGTTGCAGCAGGACAAGGAGCGGTGCCTTGCCGCCGGAATGGACGACTACCTGAGCAAACCCGTGATCCTCGACGACCTCGTGGAGCTACTGGAAAAGTGGGCACTCCGGCTCGGATCGTGGATGCCGGACGCGGCAAACAAAAAGAGCAGCTTTTAG
- the ytxJ gene encoding bacillithiol system redox-active protein YtxJ, with protein sequence MNWITISSEAEVEDIFQSTDYSIIYKHSPRCMTSLMAYRQLKSEVNAASDVQIPIYIVDVIQNRRESMAIANSFGVEHESPQILVVKGGQCIYDASHEDVSLRESLASLN encoded by the coding sequence ATGAACTGGATTACCATTAGTAGTGAAGCAGAGGTAGAGGATATTTTTCAATCAACCGATTACTCGATTATATATAAGCACAGCCCGCGATGCATGACCAGCCTGATGGCCTACCGGCAGCTTAAATCAGAAGTGAATGCCGCTTCCGACGTTCAAATTCCCATATATATTGTAGATGTGATCCAGAACCGCAGGGAGTCGATGGCGATTGCCAACAGTTTTGGTGTTGAGCACGAATCTCCACAGATCCTCGTCGTGAAAGGCGGGCAATGCATCTACGACGCTTCGCACGAAGATGTTTCGCTGCGAGAGTCGCTGGCGTCTTTGAATTGA
- a CDS encoding helix-turn-helix domain-containing protein, producing MDALTKLKLTAVPDTEWVKDAEYRQENRYWLRVSGTIALAVLRTLREKGITQREFAGLMGCSPQYISKIVKGSENLTLETICKMEKVLQIKLIETPFSHLHDEKHSSQAGQ from the coding sequence ATGGATGCACTAACAAAACTAAAATTGACGGCGGTGCCGGACACCGAGTGGGTCAAAGACGCCGAATACAGGCAAGAAAATCGTTATTGGCTACGTGTTTCCGGCACAATTGCTCTGGCTGTTCTCAGAACGCTGCGCGAGAAGGGGATTACCCAGCGCGAGTTTGCCGGGTTGATGGGCTGTTCTCCGCAGTACATCAGCAAAATCGTGAAAGGCTCCGAAAACCTCACTTTGGAGACGATCTGTAAAATGGAAAAGGTGCTTCAAATCAAATTGATTGAAACACCTTTCAGCCATTTGCATGACGAAAAGCATTCGTCGCAGGCGGGGCAATAG
- a CDS encoding T9SS type A sorting domain-containing protein gives MKRNLSLFSTIFILTASLNVFSQVVVTFPTERAVFQRDNANEADVYIGGYVTQAYQRIEARLTPRVAGEGTPSPADGSWAILDNEISAGQFLGSLRVKGGWYQLEVRGVNAGGTSAAASVARVGVGEVFVVAGQSNATGGDSNPNGPGAAHDQVNSVDFQNVNPANSTITPYPDVQLPCPAFVHLDAQTKMAPFGNYAWCWGSFGDKIYEKFRVPVMIFNAGWSSTGINNWKQTTDPNGITTSAFGYTFPTGLPFGHLRLALNNYIAQLGVRAVLWHQGETDNLLEQPGDDTYSRYLSGLWDVVNASRNLSGKPNLAWVVARASRFTVNNISRVSTNVVNAQNELINNDGLYPHVFQGPETDPYYSIEYRHDEVHFRGDGVTQSPDGQIYSGLLHLAGFWSDKITPEFLSQSNPYAATPPPAVAAVYVPGGTQVTFTGPSVPGGHQYNWLMGDNCNQVQHTSQQWTVGAGLYKLKVIDPNRNAVFSPTLFVSGSALPVTWQSFTARVGDHGRVVLNWSTASELNASHFEVQRSTDSRTFATVKAVNAAGNSRASSYYEYEDEYLPKGTYYYRLRQIDADGQSDLTRIVSVRIDGNEAVRIYPNPATDVITIESAGALNRIDIYTSTGRLIRRSQTLEKSMQVNIADLPTGLYVVNVDGREFKIVK, from the coding sequence ATGAAAAGAAATCTATCACTATTTAGTACCATTTTTATTCTAACTGCTTCGCTAAATGTATTCTCGCAGGTTGTAGTAACATTTCCAACAGAGCGTGCGGTATTCCAGCGTGACAACGCCAACGAAGCCGACGTATACATTGGTGGGTACGTCACGCAGGCCTATCAACGGATCGAGGCCAGGCTCACGCCGCGCGTGGCCGGCGAGGGCACACCATCCCCGGCAGACGGAAGCTGGGCCATTCTCGACAATGAGATTTCCGCCGGGCAATTCCTCGGTTCATTGCGCGTAAAAGGCGGCTGGTATCAACTCGAAGTGCGCGGCGTGAACGCTGGCGGCACATCGGCGGCGGCGTCCGTAGCCCGTGTGGGCGTGGGCGAGGTGTTTGTGGTAGCGGGACAGTCCAATGCCACCGGAGGCGACTCGAACCCGAACGGCCCCGGCGCAGCACACGACCAGGTAAACAGCGTCGATTTTCAGAACGTCAATCCCGCAAATTCCACCATCACCCCTTACCCGGATGTACAGCTCCCATGCCCGGCATTTGTGCATTTGGATGCACAGACCAAAATGGCGCCGTTCGGCAATTATGCCTGGTGCTGGGGATCGTTCGGTGACAAGATTTATGAGAAATTCCGCGTGCCCGTCATGATTTTTAATGCCGGGTGGTCCAGCACCGGAATCAACAACTGGAAACAAACCACGGACCCGAACGGGATCACCACGAGCGCATTCGGCTACACCTTTCCGACCGGCCTTCCATTCGGACATTTGCGGCTCGCATTGAACAATTACATCGCGCAGCTGGGCGTGCGGGCGGTTTTATGGCATCAGGGCGAAACCGATAATTTGCTCGAACAGCCGGGCGACGACACTTACAGCCGGTACTTGTCGGGATTGTGGGATGTTGTGAATGCGAGCAGGAACCTATCCGGAAAGCCTAACCTTGCCTGGGTAGTAGCACGCGCGTCGCGGTTTACGGTCAACAATATAAGCCGTGTTTCCACCAATGTCGTGAATGCACAAAACGAGCTGATCAACAACGACGGCCTTTATCCGCACGTGTTCCAGGGCCCGGAAACAGATCCTTATTACAGCATCGAATACCGGCACGACGAGGTCCATTTCCGCGGCGACGGGGTTACGCAATCGCCGGATGGCCAGATCTACTCCGGGCTCTTGCACCTCGCGGGCTTCTGGTCGGATAAGATAACGCCGGAATTCCTGAGCCAATCGAACCCCTACGCGGCAACTCCGCCACCGGCCGTTGCTGCCGTGTATGTTCCCGGCGGCACGCAAGTCACCTTCACCGGACCGTCTGTCCCGGGCGGACACCAGTACAATTGGCTTATGGGCGACAACTGCAACCAGGTCCAGCACACCTCGCAGCAGTGGACCGTAGGCGCGGGATTGTACAAGCTCAAAGTCATCGACCCCAACCGGAATGCGGTTTTCTCGCCCACTTTATTTGTATCAGGTAGCGCATTGCCCGTCACCTGGCAGTCGTTCACGGCCCGCGTGGGCGACCACGGGCGTGTGGTACTCAACTGGTCGACCGCATCGGAACTGAATGCATCCCATTTCGAAGTCCAGCGAAGTACCGATTCCCGCACATTTGCTACCGTTAAAGCCGTGAATGCCGCCGGCAACTCACGGGCCAGTTCGTATTACGAGTATGAAGATGAATATCTGCCGAAAGGCACCTACTATTACCGCCTGCGGCAAATCGACGCGGACGGCCAATCGGACCTGACCCGCATCGTGAGCGTTCGCATCGATGGCAACGAGGCCGTGCGCATTTACCCCAATCCGGCAACGGACGTCATCACGATAGAGTCTGCCGGAGCGTTGAACCGCATTGACATTTACACTAGCACAGGCCGGCTGATCCGCAGGAGCCAGACGTTGGAAAAATCAATGCAAGTCAACATCGCCGACCTTCCCACAGGTCTGTATGTGGTGAATGTGGACGGGCGCGAGTTTAAAATTGTAAAATAG
- a CDS encoding DUF2958 domain-containing protein yields MSKMIPQNLIEIMIHNAQEVQNQLAKDHAPVVKLHSKYGKAIWLLSELDPVNNIAFGLCDLGQGNPELSYVSLSDLASLKHARLKVPMVETDPSFDGKFPMSIYLKAARAAGKVVEDDAVLSLLSPLE; encoded by the coding sequence ATGTCTAAAATGATTCCTCAAAACCTGATTGAGATTATGATCCACAATGCGCAAGAGGTGCAAAACCAGCTTGCGAAGGATCACGCGCCCGTTGTGAAGTTGCATTCCAAGTACGGAAAGGCCATTTGGCTGCTATCGGAGCTCGATCCGGTGAACAATATTGCGTTCGGCCTCTGCGATCTGGGCCAGGGGAATCCAGAGCTGAGCTACGTGTCGCTTTCCGACCTGGCCAGCCTGAAACATGCCCGCCTGAAAGTACCGATGGTGGAGACAGATCCTTCATTCGATGGAAAATTTCCCATGAGCATTTACCTCAAAGCCGCCAGGGCTGCCGGAAAAGTGGTGGAAGATGATGCGGTGCTAAGTCTGCTGAGCCCGCTCGAATAA